The window CGTCTCCGGCGGCGGCGACTCGCTCGCCGCCCGACTCGATGAGATCTGCACCGAGGCCGACGCCGCCATAGAGAACGGCGCCCGGCTGATCGTCCTCTCGGACCGGCACTCCGACGCCGAGCACGCGCCGATCCCCTCGCTGCTGCTCACCGCGGCCGTCCACCACCACCTCATCCGCACCAAGCAGCGCACCCAGGTGGGCCTGCTGGTCGAGGCGGGCGACGTCCGCGAGGTCCACCACGTGGCCCTCCTCATCGGCTTCGGCGCCGCGGCCGTCAACCCCTACCTGGCGATGGAGTCCGTCGAGGACCTGGTCAGGGCAGGGACGTTCCTCCCCGGCATCGAGCCCGAGCAGGCCATCCGCAACCTGATCTACGCCCTCGGCAAGGGCGTCCTCAAGGTCATGTCCAAGATGGGCATCTCCACCGTCGCCTCCTACCGCGGCGCCCAGGTCTTCGAGGCCGTCGGCCTCGACCAGGCCTTCGTGCAGAAGTACTTCAACGGCACGGCCACCAAGATCGGCGGAGTCGGCATCGACGTCGTCGCCAAGGAGGTCGCCGCCCGCCACGCGAAGGCGTACCCGGCCAGCGGCATCGCGCCCGCGCACCGCGCCCTCGACATAGGCGGCGAGTACCAGTGGCGCCGCGAGGGCGAGCCGCACCTGTTCGACCCGGAGACGGTCTTCCGCCTCCAGCACTCCACGCGCAGCGGCAACTACGACATCTTCAAGAAGTACACGGACCGCGTGAACGAGCAGTCCGAGCGGCTCATGACGCTGCGCGGTCTCTTCGGCTTCACGTCCGGCCGCGAGCCGATCTCCCTCGACGAGGTCGAGCCGGCGAGCGAGATCGTCAAGCGCTTCTCCACCGGCGCCATGTCGTACGGCTCCATCTCGAAGGAAGCCCACGAGACGCTCGCCATCGCCATGAACCAGCTGGGCGCCAAGTCCAACACCGGTGAGGGCGGCGAGGACCCGGACCGCCTCTACGACCCGGCGCGCCGCTCCTCCATCAAGCAGGTCGCCTCCGGCCGCTTCGGCGTCACGTCCGAGTACCTGGTCAACGCGGACGACATCCAGATCAAGATGGCCCAGGGCGCCAAGCCCGGCGAGGGCGGCCAGCTGCCCGGCCACAAGGTGTACCCCTGGGTCGCCAGGACCCGGCACAGCACCCCCGGCGTGGGCCTCATCTCCCCGCCGCCGCACCACGACATCTACTCGATCGAAGACCTCGCCCAGCTGATCCACGACCTGAAGAACGCGAACCCGCAGGCGCGGATCCACGTGAAGCTGGTCTCCGAGGTCGGCGTCGGCACGGTCGCCGCGGGTGTCTCCAAGGCGCACGCGGACGTCGTCCTGATCTCCGGCCACGACGGCGGCACGGGCGCATCCCCGCTCACCTCGCTCAAGCACGCGGGCGGTCCCTGGGAGCTCGGCCTCGCCGAGACCCAGCAGACGCTGCTCCTGAACGGCCTGCGCGACCGGATCGTCGTACAGACCGACGGCCAGTTGAAGACCGGCCGTGACGTCGTCATCGCCGCGCTGCTGGGCGCCGAGGAGTTCGGTTTCGCGACCGCGCCGCTCGTCGTCTCCGGTTGCGTCATGATGCGCGTCTGCCACCTGGACACCTGCCCGGTCGGCATCGCCACCCAGAACCCGGCCCTGCGGGAGCGGTTCACCGGCAAGGCCGAGTACATCGTGAACTTCTTCAAGTTCATCGCCGAAGAGGTCCGCGAGATCCTCGCCGAACTGGGCTTCCGCTCCATCGAGGAGGCCGTCGGCCACGCCGAGACCCTCGACGTCGCCCGTGCCGTCGACCACTGGAAGGCGCAGGGCCTGGACCTGGCCCCGCTCTTCTACGTGCCCGAACTGCCCGAGGGGGCGGCCCTCCACCAGGTCATCGAGCAGGACCACGGCCTGGAGAAGGCGCTCGACAACGAGCTGATCAAGCTCGCCGCCGACGCCCTCGCCGCGTCCAGCGCGACCGACGCCCAGCCGGTCCGCGCCCAGGTCGCGATCCGTAACATCAACCGCACGGTCGGCACCATGCTCGGCCACGAGGTGACGAAGAAGTTCGGCGGCGCGGGCCTGCCCGACGACACCATCGACATCACCTTCACCGGCAGCGCGGGCCAGTCCTTCGGCGCCTTCCTCCCGCGCGGCGTGACGCTGCGCCTGGAGGGCGACGCCAACGACTACGTCGGCAAGGGCCTCTCCGGCGGCCGCGTGATCGTCCGTCCCGACCGGGGCGCCGACCACCTCGCCGAGTTCTCCACGATCGCGGGCAACACCATCGCGTACGGCGCGACCGGCGGCGAGCTCTTCCTGCGCGGCCGCACCGGCGAGCGCTTCTGCGTCCGCAACTCCGGCGCGACCGTCGTCTCCGAGGGTGTGGGCGACCACGGCTGCGAGTACATGACCGGCGGTCACGCCGTCGTCCTCGGCGAGACGGGCCGCAACTTCGCGGCCGGCATGTCGGGCGGCATCGCGTACGTCATCGACCTGAACCGCGACAACGTCAACGCCGGCAACCTCGGCGCCGTCGAGGCACTGGACGACGCCGACAAGAAGTGGCTGCACGACGTCGTGCGCCGGCACCACGAGGAGACGGCCTCCACCGTCGCCGAGAAGCTCCTGGCCGAGTGGGACACCGCCGTGGACCGCTTCAGCAGGATCATCCCCAGCACGTACAAGGCAGTGCTCGCCGCCAAGGACGCCGCCGAGCGAGCCGGACTCACCGAGTCCGAGATCACCGAGAAGATGATGGAGGCGGCGACCAATGGCTGATCCCAAGGGCTTTCTGAACCACGGCCGCGAGGTCGCCAGGACGCGCCCCGTCGAGGAGCGCGTCAAGGACTGGAACGAGGTCTACGTTCCGGGCTCCCTCCTGCCCATCATCCCCACGCAGGCCTCACGCTGCATGGACTGCGGCATCCCCTTCTGCCACAACGGCTGTCCGCTGGGGAACCTCATCCCCGAGTGGAACGACTTCGCGTACCGCGAGGACTGGTCCGCCGCGTCGGAGCGTCTGCACGCCACGAACAACTTCCCCGAGTTCACGGGGCGGCTGTGCCCGGCTCCCTGTGAGTCGGCGTGCGTGCTCGGCATCAACCAGCCCGCCGTGACCATCAAGAACGTCGAGGTCTCGATCATCGACAAGGCGTGGGACAGCGGCGACGTCGCGGCCCAGGCCCCCGAGCGGCTCTCCGGCAAGACGGTCGCGGTCATCGGCTCGGGCCCTGCCGGACTGGCCGCCGCCCAGCAGCTCACCCGGGCGGGCCACACGGTCGCCGTGTACGAGCGAGCGGACCGCGTCGGCGGCCTCCTGCGCTACGGCATCCCCGAGTTCAAGATGGAGAAGCGGCACATCAACCGGCGCATCGAGCAGATGCGCGCGGAGGGCACCCGCTTCCGTACGGGCATCGAGATCGGCCGCGACCTCAAGGCGACCGACCTGCGCAAGCGGTACGACGCCGTGGTCATCGCCGCCGGCGCCACCGTCTCCCGCGACCTGCCGGTCCCCGGCCGTGAACTGAACGGCATCCACTTCGCGATGGAGTACCTGCCGCTCGCCAACAAGGTGCAGGAGGGCGACTTCGTGTCGCCTCCGATCACCGCAGAGGGCAAGCACGTCGTCGTCATCGGCGGCGGCGACACCGGCGCCGACTGCGTGGGCACCGCCCACCGCCAGGGCGCGGCCTCCGTCACGCAGCTGGAGATCATGCCGCAGCCGGGCGAGGACCGCGCTCCCCACCAGCCCTGGCCGACGTTCCCCATGCTCTACAAGGTGACCTCCGCGCACGAGGAGGGCGGTGACCGGGTCTACTCCGTCTCCACCACCCACTTCGAGGGCGACGACGACGGCAACGTGCAGTGGCTGCACCTCGTCGAGGTCGCGTTCGTGGACGGCAAGCTGACCCAGAAGCCGGGCACGGAGCGCAAGATCCCCGCCCAGCTGGTCACCCTCGCCATGGGCTTCACGGGCACCGACCAGGAGAACGGTCTGGTCTCCCAGTTCGCCCTCGAACTCGACGAGCGCGGCAACATCGCGCGCGACGGCGACTACGCGACCAACGTTCCCGGCGTGTTCGTCGCCGGTGACGCCGGGCGTGGCCAGTCCCTCATCGTCTGGGCCATCGCGGAGGGCCGCTCGGCCGCCCGCGGGGTCGACCGCTTCCTGACCGGGGTCAGCGAACTGCCGGCTCCGGTCCGCCCCACGGACCGTTCCCTGATGGTCTGACGCTCCACCCCCAAAGACGTCCCGTACAACGGCGTACGGAACTGAGCGCGGCGCCCGCTGTGTCCCCGACCGGACTCCTGGTGGGCGCCGCGGTGCGTCTGGGAGCCTCCTGCGACTGGGGCTCCCGTCCGGGGGCCGGCGCCCCCAGGCCCCCGCTTCGGCCTTGCGGCCTCGTCCTCGCCGGACGGGCCGGAGGGTTTTCGTCCGCGGGTCGGTGGGGGCTGGTCGCGCAGTTCCCCGCGCCCCTGAGGACCGCGCCGTTCCCCGCGCACCCAAGCGATGACGCAGCCTCCCGCCGGGGTCAGCGGACCTCGTACGGCTGGCCGTAGACCTTCCACTTCAAGGGGGTGTCCAGGTCCAGGTTGCCGTCGTACAGGAACTGGCGCTGGGCCGTGTCCACCCGGGACGTGTCCCGTTTCTCTTCCTTCATCGTCTTCTTCCTGGCGTCCAGGAAGATGTCGAGGTAGGCCTCCTCCTCGCCGCCCTCCGCGGGAGTGTCCGCCTGCTCCATGGCCCGCTCGCGGATGCCGTAGAAGCCGGGATCGGTGCCGGGCCCGTGCATGACCATGGCGTCGTAGTAGATGAACTGGCCGAGCGCGCCCAGGCCGTCGCGCCGGGCGAGGCGGACCGCCGGGTCGAAGTACACCCGGTCGCGCTCGGAGTCCTGCGCGCGACGGAACACCGCTGTCCGGGACTCCGCCTTCCAGGCCGCGACGAACCCGGAGCCCAGCCCTTCGTGGGACTCGGAGCCGTCGACCTCCCGGAGTGCGGGGAGGTAGCGGGCCAGGGCGTTGTCCGGGTGGGACTTCGTGTAGCGCTCGACCAGGTCGAGCAGGTCGTGCGTACCGGTCGTGAAGCCGATGATGCCGGCGGTGTAACCACGGCCGTCGCCTATGTCCTCGACGTAGTCGTACTGTCCGCGCCAGTCGAGGCTGGAGTTCTCGGCGCTGGACACGATCCGCTGGGCCAGTTCCTTCTTGTCCGGCGAGTCCAGGCCGCCCCGTCCGTCGGCGGAGCGGGCGGGAGAGGCGGTCCGGGCGTCCGAGCGCGAGTCGTCACCGCTCTGGCCGGGCACGGCGAAGTACGCCGCCACCGCGACGAGAGGGACGGCGACGAACAGCAGACGGCCAGCGCGTTTCATGGGCAAAGAGTACGATCGGCCCTCAGCGGCGTGCCGCATCGGGTGGAGTGTCTGTGAGCGTCGGGGGAGGACCTGTGAGCGCGGAGGAACTGGCGCTGCTGCGGGCGGAGTTGGGCAGCCCCCTGCCGGAGGGCTTCGGGACGCTGGACGGCACGCAGGCCCGGTCGCTCGCCCAGGCACTGCGCCGGGCCCGGGAACGCAGGGCATCCGGACTGACGGAGGCCGTCGAGGATGCCCTCACCCTCGTACCGGCCCTGACCAGGGAACCTGTCCGCCGGATGCTCTTCCGCTAGGGGACAACCGCATGGACACGCTGCGCGGCAGAGCCGAAACCCTCAAGCTCGCCCGACTGCTGGACGTCGAACCACAGACGCTGGCGTTCCTCGAAGAGCTGCCCGTCGAGGACGTACGTCTCTTCCGCGAGCGGTCCGTCGCCGCACTCTTCGACGACACCCCCGGAACACTCGACCGCATCGCCGCCCTGACGAAACTCCTGCCCGCCGCTGTCGCCGCGGGCATCGCACAGAAGGCGCTGGGCCCACGCCTGGCCGCCGCACTCGCCGGCCGCCTCGAACCGGCCCGCGCGGCCGACATCATCGACCGGCTCCCCGCCGACTTCACGGCCCGCTGCTGCCACCACCTCGACCCGCGCCGCATCGCCGGGATCATGGGCAGGCTGGACGACGGCATCGTCGTACGCATCGCCCTCGTCCTCGCCGAGCGTGGCGACCACCTCACGATGGGCCGGTTCGTCGGCCACCTGCGGGACTCGGCCCTGAGGACGGTCCTGCCGCAGCTCGACGACACGACACTGCTGCGCACGGGCTTCGTCATCGACCATCCCGAACGGCTCGCACACATCGTCGAGCTGCTGGACGACGAGCGCGTCTCCTCGGTCATCGAGGCCGCGGCCGACCACGGCCTGTGGCCCGAGGCCATGGCCGTCGCGGGCATGGCGGCCGGCGCCCAGCGGACCCGGATCGCCTCACTGACCGCCGCACAGCCCGAGGCCCGCCTCGACTCGCTGGTACGGGTCACGGCCGAGCAGGACCTGTGGG of the Streptomyces aurantiacus genome contains:
- the gltB gene encoding glutamate synthase large subunit, with protein sequence MRTPRQPSQHSENGQNWSFMDARPAAQGMYDPRNEHDACGVGFVATLTGEASHALVEQALTVLRNLEHRGATGAEPDSGDGAGILSQVPDAFFREVTDFDLPGAGAYAVGTAFLPADGIDAAVTRIETIAADEGLTVLGWREVPVAPGLLGATARSTMPLFRQVFVTDGASQGIELDRKAFVLRKRAEREADVYFPSLSARTIVYKGMLTTGQLEPFFPDLSDRRFASAIALVHSRFSTNTFPSWPLAHPYRFVAHNGEINTVKGNRNWMAARESQVVSDLFGQQDKLDRIFPICTPEASDSASFDEVLELLHLGGRSLPHSVLMMIPEAWENHDSMDPARRAFYQFHSTQMEPWDGPACVTFTDGTQVGAVLDRNGLRPGRYWVTDEGLVVLGSEVGVLDIDPAKVVRKGRLQPGRMFLVDTAEHRIIEDDEIKAALAAENPYAEWLEAGEIELSDLPEREHIVHTHASVTRRQQTFGYTEEELRVIVAPMAKTGGEPLGSMGTDSPIAALSERPRLLFDYFTQLFAQVTNPPLDAIREELVTSLRSSLGPAGNLLEPTAASCRSVTLPFPVIDNDELAKLIHINADGDMPGMKAATLSGLYRVSGGGDSLAARLDEICTEADAAIENGARLIVLSDRHSDAEHAPIPSLLLTAAVHHHLIRTKQRTQVGLLVEAGDVREVHHVALLIGFGAAAVNPYLAMESVEDLVRAGTFLPGIEPEQAIRNLIYALGKGVLKVMSKMGISTVASYRGAQVFEAVGLDQAFVQKYFNGTATKIGGVGIDVVAKEVAARHAKAYPASGIAPAHRALDIGGEYQWRREGEPHLFDPETVFRLQHSTRSGNYDIFKKYTDRVNEQSERLMTLRGLFGFTSGREPISLDEVEPASEIVKRFSTGAMSYGSISKEAHETLAIAMNQLGAKSNTGEGGEDPDRLYDPARRSSIKQVASGRFGVTSEYLVNADDIQIKMAQGAKPGEGGQLPGHKVYPWVARTRHSTPGVGLISPPPHHDIYSIEDLAQLIHDLKNANPQARIHVKLVSEVGVGTVAAGVSKAHADVVLISGHDGGTGASPLTSLKHAGGPWELGLAETQQTLLLNGLRDRIVVQTDGQLKTGRDVVIAALLGAEEFGFATAPLVVSGCVMMRVCHLDTCPVGIATQNPALRERFTGKAEYIVNFFKFIAEEVREILAELGFRSIEEAVGHAETLDVARAVDHWKAQGLDLAPLFYVPELPEGAALHQVIEQDHGLEKALDNELIKLAADALAASSATDAQPVRAQVAIRNINRTVGTMLGHEVTKKFGGAGLPDDTIDITFTGSAGQSFGAFLPRGVTLRLEGDANDYVGKGLSGGRVIVRPDRGADHLAEFSTIAGNTIAYGATGGELFLRGRTGERFCVRNSGATVVSEGVGDHGCEYMTGGHAVVLGETGRNFAAGMSGGIAYVIDLNRDNVNAGNLGAVEALDDADKKWLHDVVRRHHEETASTVAEKLLAEWDTAVDRFSRIIPSTYKAVLAAKDAAERAGLTESEITEKMMEAATNG
- a CDS encoding glutamate synthase subunit beta; the protein is MADPKGFLNHGREVARTRPVEERVKDWNEVYVPGSLLPIIPTQASRCMDCGIPFCHNGCPLGNLIPEWNDFAYREDWSAASERLHATNNFPEFTGRLCPAPCESACVLGINQPAVTIKNVEVSIIDKAWDSGDVAAQAPERLSGKTVAVIGSGPAGLAAAQQLTRAGHTVAVYERADRVGGLLRYGIPEFKMEKRHINRRIEQMRAEGTRFRTGIEIGRDLKATDLRKRYDAVVIAAGATVSRDLPVPGRELNGIHFAMEYLPLANKVQEGDFVSPPITAEGKHVVVIGGGDTGADCVGTAHRQGAASVTQLEIMPQPGEDRAPHQPWPTFPMLYKVTSAHEEGGDRVYSVSTTHFEGDDDGNVQWLHLVEVAFVDGKLTQKPGTERKIPAQLVTLAMGFTGTDQENGLVSQFALELDERGNIARDGDYATNVPGVFVAGDAGRGQSLIVWAIAEGRSAARGVDRFLTGVSELPAPVRPTDRSLMV
- a CDS encoding chitosanase; the encoded protein is MKRAGRLLFVAVPLVAVAAYFAVPGQSGDDSRSDARTASPARSADGRGGLDSPDKKELAQRIVSSAENSSLDWRGQYDYVEDIGDGRGYTAGIIGFTTGTHDLLDLVERYTKSHPDNALARYLPALREVDGSESHEGLGSGFVAAWKAESRTAVFRRAQDSERDRVYFDPAVRLARRDGLGALGQFIYYDAMVMHGPGTDPGFYGIRERAMEQADTPAEGGEEEAYLDIFLDARKKTMKEEKRDTSRVDTAQRQFLYDGNLDLDTPLKWKVYGQPYEVR